Proteins from a genomic interval of Clostridium sp. M62/1:
- a CDS encoding HD domain-containing protein, with the protein MSEKEKKNKKLKSEKNGKSAENAGREREKKTVNFQTDVKIKNRVKEKTKDRRAEKPEYLREGRQSEIPAEAVWERNREEPLTFRQIRKNEEVNVLIERGNEVLGALGYTEHSIAHAVKTASTAGMILSKLGYSEREAELSRIAGFMHDIGNSVNRHDHAHSGAILAWQILREEGMSLKEAAVIASAIGNHDEETGTAVDPISAALILADKTDVRRNRVRNRVKATFDAHDRVNYAVLSSSLEIQKEKKVIQMEMELDDSMCSVMDYFEIFLQRMLMCRRAAEVLGCRFKLIANGSKVC; encoded by the coding sequence ATGAGTGAAAAGGAAAAGAAGAACAAAAAATTGAAAAGTGAAAAGAACGGAAAGTCAGCAGAGAATGCCGGGAGAGAAAGGGAGAAAAAAACGGTAAATTTTCAAACAGATGTGAAGATAAAAAATAGAGTGAAAGAGAAAACAAAGGACAGGAGAGCCGAAAAGCCGGAATACCTGAGGGAAGGCAGACAGAGTGAAATACCGGCTGAGGCTGTGTGGGAGCGGAATAGAGAGGAACCCCTCACCTTCCGGCAGATACGCAAAAATGAGGAGGTAAATGTCCTGATAGAGAGGGGAAACGAGGTTCTGGGAGCTCTCGGCTATACGGAACACTCCATTGCCCACGCAGTCAAAACGGCCAGCACGGCGGGAATGATACTGAGCAAGCTGGGCTACAGCGAGAGGGAGGCTGAGCTGAGCAGAATTGCAGGCTTTATGCACGATATCGGAAACAGTGTAAACCGCCACGATCACGCTCATAGCGGCGCCATTCTGGCATGGCAGATACTGAGGGAGGAGGGTATGTCCCTGAAGGAAGCAGCCGTGATAGCGTCTGCGATTGGAAATCACGATGAGGAAACGGGGACAGCGGTGGATCCCATTTCAGCGGCTCTGATTCTCGCGGACAAGACGGATGTCAGGAGAAACCGGGTCAGAAACCGTGTGAAAGCCACCTTTGATGCCCATGACAGGGTAAATTATGCAGTTCTGTCCTCCAGTCTGGAGATACAGAAGGAGAAAAAGGTGATCCAGATGGAGATGGAGCTGGATGACTCCATGTGCTCCGTCATGGACTATTTTGAAATTTTTCTTCAGCGGATGCTGATGTGCCGCCGGGCGGCGGAGGTTCTCGGATGCCGCTTTAAGCTGATAGCAAACGGGAGCAAGGTCTGCTGA
- a CDS encoding PhoH family protein, which translates to MIKTYVLDTNVLIQAPDALRCFEDNQVVLPLAVLEELDNLKKAEGERGANARAAIRLLERLRGAGDLTKGVELENGGSLRVEKNFIDVKLPEDLPEDRMDNRILKICLGLSQTEERQVVLVTKDILLRIKAQMIGIRAEDFTSEQVREDTDQYRGRTDVFVSEENFREFKKKGIPLKEVYRVDGEGRKLNPEFFENEFVILHNEMSPDKTQLGRVENEKIRKLEYKKSRPYGINPRNAGQYFLQEALMQPAEKAPLVIVKGMAGTSKTFYALAVGLEKLLNHPTGEYRRILICRPNAQFDDDIGFLPGDEKEKISPLLRPIMDNLEQLIDSDEESRYEDERELQGKIDEIFERGLIQAEALNFIRGRSIVKTYLIIDEAQNMTPRQAKGIITRAGKDTKVILLGDPNQIDRPFLDERTNGLSYASEHMKGSPLCWQVSMKASECERSKLAMDAVQRMG; encoded by the coding sequence ATGATTAAAACCTATGTGCTGGACACAAATGTGCTGATTCAGGCTCCAGATGCCCTGAGGTGTTTTGAGGACAATCAGGTAGTTCTGCCTCTGGCAGTTCTGGAGGAACTGGACAATCTGAAAAAGGCGGAGGGGGAGCGGGGCGCTAACGCCAGAGCAGCGATCCGCCTTTTAGAGAGACTCAGAGGAGCGGGAGACCTGACAAAGGGAGTGGAGCTGGAGAACGGAGGGAGCCTGCGGGTGGAAAAGAATTTCATCGATGTGAAGCTCCCGGAGGATCTGCCGGAGGACCGGATGGACAACCGGATTCTGAAGATCTGCCTGGGTCTTTCCCAGACAGAGGAGAGGCAGGTCGTCCTGGTGACCAAGGACATTCTTCTCCGGATTAAGGCTCAGATGATCGGAATCAGGGCAGAGGACTTTACCTCAGAGCAGGTGCGGGAGGATACGGATCAGTACAGAGGCAGGACGGACGTCTTTGTGTCAGAGGAAAACTTTCGGGAATTTAAGAAAAAAGGAATTCCCTTAAAAGAAGTTTACAGAGTGGACGGGGAAGGAAGAAAGCTGAATCCGGAGTTTTTTGAGAACGAGTTTGTGATTCTCCACAATGAGATGTCCCCTGACAAGACGCAGCTGGGGCGGGTAGAAAATGAAAAAATCAGGAAGCTGGAATACAAAAAGAGCAGGCCTTACGGAATTAATCCGAGGAATGCGGGGCAGTACTTTCTTCAGGAGGCTTTAATGCAGCCGGCAGAAAAGGCTCCTCTCGTTATCGTCAAGGGGATGGCCGGCACCAGCAAGACCTTCTACGCGCTGGCAGTAGGGCTTGAAAAGCTGCTGAATCACCCGACAGGAGAGTACCGGAGAATCCTGATCTGCAGGCCCAACGCCCAGTTTGATGACGACATCGGCTTTCTTCCAGGCGATGAGAAGGAGAAGATTTCCCCTCTTCTCAGGCCCATTATGGACAATTTAGAGCAGCTTATCGATTCAGACGAGGAGAGTCGGTATGAAGATGAGAGAGAGCTTCAGGGGAAAATCGATGAGATTTTTGAGAGAGGGCTGATTCAGGCGGAGGCATTAAATTTTATCAGAGGGCGCTCGATTGTGAAAACATACCTGATTATTGACGAGGCCCAGAATATGACGCCGCGCCAGGCAAAGGGAATCATTACAAGGGCCGGAAAGGACACGAAGGTGATTCTTCTCGGGGATCCAAACCAGATAGACAGACCCTTCCTGGACGAGAGGACAAACGGGCTCAGCTATGCGTCAGAGCATATGAAGGGAAGTCCTCTCTGCTGGCAGGTATCCATGAAGGCCTCTGAGTGCGAGCGATCAAAGCTTGCCATGGATGCCGTTCAGAGAATGGGCTAA